aacaataatacgtcAATCAATTTTCTAAGTGATGGTAATTTTGAACTTGCATTGTAAAGTAACTAACACaaacaatgttaaataaaatgaacataACTTAAAGAACTATtagaaattaacaattaaattatttcaatatttggtatatttttattgaatacatttttaaatatgtttcaatttaatacatgagtatttttatttttatcttagcATACTTTAATCATATAAGTTCATAAATACATAGACATTATGTATGTTTTAGTGCATATAACTCTAGACCCtagaataagttaataattctactatacatatataatgtaaatatttcacgACAAAGACCTTCCGTTGGGAGGTCTCTTCATTTTATCATTCACGAAACGTTATCATATATTCActcttattttttagttattatgtaacatagagcacatataaaaattatattaatataatgtaaaattatgctttttccaataattgtgaattatgactataaaaaaataccaccTATGGTAATCAACCCACTCTAAATATGTATTAGCTTACCTTAGTACCAGAAGATTTTACTATATTGTtgtaaaagaatttttttaaccagGCCCATTTCTCAGATGTATCTTGTGTCAAGTGTTCCTCGACATCAAATTCATCAAATAGTAAGGTATTACCAATTTTATGTACCATAATGCtaacctttaaaataatttaaatagtttaaatttaaagacaaaataattaaattaaaatgttttatttattagaattattaaattatacttaaatacttattgtagatttatcgatttatactatgatttttatatcatacatttatatatagtgtacttgcagaagtattaaaaaaattaacatttactcACAGATTTCTTACTGTATGGCAACTTGCAAAGGTTCTTAATATTTTCTGCACTTGACACAACGTCCAGTTTGCCAATGTCTTCGAGAAACATATTTGCCATTTCAAAACTAAACAACATAAAGACGATATAAACTGAATGTTTTGTTACTTGTGAAGATAAATATTCCCTATATATCTTACCTAGAAAGTCCATGAAAATTACCAGAAACGCACCGCACACCAAATGATTCAGCCtcgttacttaaaaaattttgtGGTTTCAAATTTAGATTAGTGTTAACCTTATGATGAATAAAATTGGGTGTTCGAACTGTTGAAACCACAACAACAGCCtttgatttaaattgaacACGTTCGTCGTTTAAAGTACTGTCCtgagtattttgtttaatctaaaaataaagtatgcaAATTGCTCATGAACAACTGAAAAGTAAACAGTAGACAAAAAAAGACAACATCGATATCGattgaatatcatattataagcatAGCTGCAAAAGTGCGATTATTATGAAACACACAATAGAAATATGAATATGCCATTTGTTCAATAATGGCAAATGTTATGGAGGgtgttttcaaattgtttaactTACCATGATGATCGAAGTTTAGATCTCTAAACGGATAAGCTGATAAATAGATGATACACAATGGTGGTTTATATCTACCGTCAAGTAATTTTCGGTAGTATCGTCTCACACTgctgtaatgataataaagcTCGCGATTACGCGAAATAACgaataagtacaataaattactatcaTCAAATGAGACAACGACGATGACGAACAAAGAACGCGAAACCATGTGGTTTACAACTTCATAATGTACGCAGCCAACATTTCAACAGTTgtagtaatagtaaaattataatgtacctatattatatagtataggtacttaatactatagtatttaatatattattaattattataattaaatacaattggaCGGTACTACTATAGTAAGATACTTGTTAAACTGCATCAGCGTCACGAATGCACACCACGACTATAAGTGGGCCAGAGATAATAGATAACTGTGGTTTTACTTATATACGACAACTAACAAGGGTTTGTTTATCACCTAGCTTCAAACAATTACGTGGCGGAATTTGTAAACGTGAAGAGTGATAAGCACTAGtttgaaaaatgataaaagtGGTAAGGCAGGTAATATGTATGGTTATACGGTGTTTAACCAGTGATCCGCTTGAGGTGGTATTGCATAATAAGTCAAGggatattttcgtttttttttatccgagCGAGTGCAGCGAGCGAATGGCGACGCCGGCAACActgtaataacttttttttcacattagtGTCTGCTGAATCACTGGTAAAACTTATGTAAAATGACCGCTAGGTTCGTGATGGTCACCGGCCACATTTCGTGTCACGAGCTAAACTATTGAGGTTATCTGTATTTGTTTTAGTTGTTAGTTGTTTGTTGTTCGATGatttactgttttaatttCCTTGGCTGCACGGTTGATTTCTCCAACGCTGTAATCTGATTTCTGTTACTTTCATCAACGAGTCTTCGATATGAATCACAGGCGGTgagtaacaaataatatttatacacgtgCATGGCCTTCCGACTTCACATTAACTCGATTTTTACCCACGGTTTTTAGTTAGCAAATGTTGTCCGTATATTATCTGCACGTAACTgaggtatttttcaaaaaataaaattgaaatcttATACTTCATAGGTCATTTTGGCTTAatctaataacatattataatttgtaaggaATAACATTTATAGAGGTTAcacgtatacaaaaaaattttagtaacACTGTTTGGTTGTTATCAGCAGCaaacatatttaaagtaaatgatataatttattttgatgtttcaattattaacatgttaatgtaattttattacagcCCAAACAAAGTCACTGAAAATGACGCAGATTCTAGTTTTAATTCTGTAAAACAAGAAGAGGAAAACCGGGAGTAtgttgtgaaaaaaattttagataaGCGTAAAAGATATGGCAAGGTGGAATACTTAATCAAGTGGAAAGATTTCAATGATTCGGAAAATTCTTGGGAAcctattaaaaatcttaactgcaaatatttaattaaacaatttgaaaaaaaaagaaaaagcatGCTATCAAATTCAATTGTTAAAAACCATGTATCATTAGATGTTGGTCCTTCTAGAGaagtagaaaaaattatggaTGTTACTAATTGTGATGgcaagattatatttttaataaagtataaaggaATTGAAGAGCCTGAGGTGATAAAAGCTGAAGaggctaataaattatacccgCAAGTCGTTATCAACTTTTATCAAGAAACACTTGAATGGAAAAATTAATGAActgttataatgtaaataaggATGATGAattgaacttttattttatatcaaattctataataaatatcttaaattattttatttttttattatatgtgacAGGTATACcatacagataaaaatataattttatcaattataaaatacttaaatattagcaacttaatatactttcataaaataatcactatttttatttcactgatataatttaataatagtgttcttttaaaatgtatatatacttcaatttatattataactaattaactaatttcaaattttttcattattgacttgtttaaattctaatgcaatagtaaaagaaaaaaatatgttaatttaagtttatttatttgtttaaaatttaagttaaatattcaatacttattttattttaataattaaagcaTTTTTCACCACAtcttatcttttattattaatagacaGAATCATAgtactaaaatagtattaaaaatcatatagttattttggtttttttatattatcaatatatatgtatcatgtACAACTAATATGACCAAATGTGCTGATTTTCTATCAGATgtcttgataaatatttttataattcaggacatcaaaaataaaattataccgaTTTTTACTCAGCTTTTACACaacttcaaataatttttattttatttaatattcatttttatcaattgtacattttcaaatttgatgtattttattaattttagttgtaattgtagttaattgtattcaatacaaatacaaatacaatttgacaaaggttttaaatatgtatttcacaagaagattcaaaacaaactacatatttatattctataattagatgttaataataataatataataaaggtgTCTAAAATCTTATCTAGTTATGTGTAGGTgtgtgatgtataatattaatgatatattgttatttctcAATTAAACTTAAAGAGAATAAcctaaaaaacagaaaaaaattcataggAGCATGTTTAATTAATCACTAAGAAGTTAGGCTACAATCTTTTTATCACTATTTTAGGTATGAAATAATactcaaatattatgtatatttaaaaactagtttGTTAATGTTTTAAGATGAATTTCATCTTTAGTATCACTTGCTTTTTTTGTACCAATATGTCAGCACATAGATTTTGAGCGAGGCTATGTTTAAaatctgaaatttaaaataaaataatattaatgcaaatattgaattaaaaatgaaaattctaTACTTTGAACTAAtagcaaattaaaattttttaataataatttgttttta
This sequence is a window from Rhopalosiphum maidis isolate BTI-1 chromosome 1, ASM367621v3, whole genome shotgun sequence. Protein-coding genes within it:
- the LOC113550022 gene encoding heterochromatin protein 1-like, translating into MNHRRPNKVTENDADSSFNSVKQEEENREYVVKKILDKRKRYGKVEYLIKWKDFNDSENSWEPIKNLNCKYLIKQFEKKRKSMLSNSIVKNHVSLDVGPSREVEKIMDVTNCDGKIIFLIKYKGIEEPEVIKAEEANKLYPQVVINFYQETLEWKN